A genomic window from Candidatus Woesearchaeota archaeon includes:
- a CDS encoding PEP-utilizing enzyme yields MTHWKWEFQRYMDIVKIHGFAPKFAEMAERCAYVSRKGCIDFYWDGDVADKVSLNLMKQAQDSSSFTRQWTADAEKKCATWEKFTESIAKKDLKKLSNQELFDIFEKFDQVHLAAGSFAVLIRMIVHRVVGEFEKIIQQKAGTDAPNLVATLTSTPKESFNGEEEKEFFKLAFAILKKESPPNLSEVSLKKIEKHLQKYCWIPCGYFDEAPHDTGYYLHRLRRIARDQKAAHAAFEKIETLGTKLKQEQKKILKTLQLDEKNIRLINCLQECVYYKDFVRGALNKGYYLLYPYFAELGSRCGLSMLDVKFLFKDELKEALLKNKNFTDLIKKRKDFYVLTNEHGVLQTFFGAEAEKMAAEIEGRTEKEVTELKGMCANKGYAKARARIVRDPKDIQNETHDFILVASMTTPEFVVAMQKCLAIVTDEGGITCHAAIVAREMNKPCIIGTKTATKVFKHGDIIEVDADKGIVRKLVEKRKA; encoded by the coding sequence ATGACACACTGGAAATGGGAATTTCAACGGTACATGGACATTGTCAAGATTCACGGCTTTGCGCCGAAATTCGCCGAGATGGCCGAGCGCTGTGCGTATGTGAGCAGGAAGGGCTGTATTGATTTTTACTGGGACGGCGATGTTGCGGACAAGGTTTCCCTAAATCTGATGAAACAAGCGCAGGATTCTTCTTCTTTTACCAGACAATGGACTGCCGATGCGGAAAAAAAATGTGCGACGTGGGAAAAATTCACTGAGTCTATTGCAAAAAAAGACCTGAAAAAACTGTCCAATCAAGAATTGTTCGATATTTTTGAAAAATTCGATCAGGTTCACCTTGCAGCCGGTTCATTTGCTGTCTTGATACGAATGATCGTTCACCGTGTGGTTGGTGAATTTGAAAAAATCATACAACAAAAAGCTGGTACTGATGCGCCTAACCTTGTCGCCACCCTCACTTCCACACCCAAGGAAAGTTTCAACGGCGAGGAAGAAAAAGAATTCTTCAAGCTTGCTTTTGCAATTCTCAAAAAAGAAAGTCCTCCAAATCTTTCTGAAGTATCGCTGAAAAAAATAGAGAAACATCTGCAAAAATACTGCTGGATCCCTTGCGGCTATTTCGATGAGGCGCCGCACGATACTGGATATTATCTCCACCGCCTGCGGCGCATTGCGCGCGACCAGAAAGCCGCACATGCAGCGTTTGAGAAAATAGAGACCTTAGGAACAAAACTTAAACAGGAGCAAAAAAAGATTCTGAAAACGCTGCAGCTTGACGAAAAAAACATCCGGCTGATAAACTGTCTTCAGGAATGTGTTTATTACAAGGATTTTGTCCGCGGCGCGCTCAACAAGGGATATTACCTGCTCTATCCCTACTTTGCTGAACTGGGTAGCCGGTGCGGCCTCTCAATGCTTGATGTCAAATTCCTGTTCAAGGATGAGCTGAAGGAAGCGCTGTTGAAAAACAAAAACTTCACTGATCTTATCAAGAAACGCAAGGACTTTTATGTGCTCACCAACGAGCACGGCGTGCTCCAAACCTTTTTCGGCGCAGAAGCGGAAAAGATGGCTGCTGAAATTGAGGGGCGCACGGAAAAAGAAGTCACTGAACTGAAAGGAATGTGCGCCAACAAGGGCTATGCAAAAGCACGCGCCCGCATTGTGCGTGACCCGAAAGACATCCAGAACGAAACGCACGATTTCATTCTTGTCGCTTCGATGACCACGCCGGAATTTGTCGTGGCAATGCAAAAATGCCTTGCCATCGTGACGGATGAAGGCGGAATTACCTGCCACGCAGCCATTGTCGCGCGGGAAATGAACAAGCCCTGCATCATTGGCACCAAGACAGCAACCAAAGTTTTCAAGCACGGTGATATTATTGAAGTAGACGCTGACAAAGGCATTGTCCGCAAGCTCGTTGAAAAGCGAAAGGCATAA